The nucleotide window TGCTAGAGCAGCAGGAAGTAATTTATTTGTTCTCATCATCATTTCTCCTCGTAAAAATTTGCTTTATAGGTCGTCTTTTTTATGAATTTATCGAATACCAGCAGCATTGCTGGCAATAAGAAGACGACCATCACGAACGCAAGCAATGCTCCCCTTCCTAATAACAGGCCGATGGATCCAACAATCGGGTTGGAAGACGTCAGCCATAAAATAAATCCGACACTCGATAAAATCGCTGCAGATATCGAGATGGAGAAGGTTTTTGCATCTAATGTTTTCACGATTGCTTTTTTCGCGGACATGTCCTGGCGATTATGCTGGTAAGCTTCCGTCAGCAAAATAGCGTAGTCTACCGTCGCGGCAAGCTGTACCGTGCTGATGATCAAATATCCGACAAACACCAGCGATGAACTTGTAAAATACGGAATCGACAGATTGATCCAGACCGCTGACTGAATCGTGATCAGCAGCACCAGCGGAATCGAAATTGACTTAAAGGTTGCCAGCAGGACGATCGCAATCGTCACGACAGTTAATACATTCACGACAATATTATCCTTGTTGACGACATTTTTAATATCATACAATGTGACGCTTTCCCCGAGGCTCAGTGCCTTGTCGCCATAATATCTTTCAGCTGCTCCATTTACCTTCTGAACGATTGAAAAAGGAATATCTCCTTCTGTCCCCTGATTCGTATTAATGATGATCCTGCTGTAATTTTTCGAATAAAATTCGTTCGTGATCGATTCATCCAGGTATTCAGGAGGAATGACCGAGCCTACCATATTGACATAGGCAATCACACTTGTGACGTAATCCAGATTCTCCAGCTCTTGGACCAGCTCTGCTTCCTTTGCAGTATCTCCTTTAGGAACCAAAAGGACAACCGGGGTCGTTTCTCCAAACGCTTCTTTGATCTTGATAAAATCACTGCCGGCTCGTGTCGTTTCCGGCTGTTCGCCAAGCCCATACGTAAACGCCGTATTGCTTTGCGCCAAAAAGCTTGGAACAAGAATAGCAAAAACGAGCAGGAGACTTGGGATTTTCAATTTTACGACAAAGCTGCCGATTCCAGTAAAGCTTGGAACAAAGCTTCTGTGCTGCGTTTTGTCCATCCATTTATAGAAAAATAATGTCAGCGCCGGCAAAAATACCATGACGCTACTAAAGCTTAAAACAATTCCTTTTACGAGATTGATCCCAAGGTCCGAGCCTATTTCAAATTCCATGAATGTCAGGGCAATGAATCCAAAAAATGTAGTCGCTGCACTGGCGGTGATTGCCGGGAATGACTTTTTCATCGCCATACGCATCGCTTCTTCAGGATTATTGGTCTGCTTCCGATAATCTGAAAAGCTATGAAGCAGGAAAACGGCATAATCGAGTGAAACAGCCAGTTGCAGGATCGGAGCGACCGACTGGGTAACAAAGGAAACCTCGCCGATAAAAATGTTCGTGCCAAGGTTGATGAGAACCGATACCCCGATCGCCGTCAGGAAGAATAAAGGCTCGATCCATGAAGTGGTTGAAATCGCGAGAATGAAAATAATAATTGGAACGAGCAAAATCGCTGCATACATCGATTCTGTCCCAGCCATTTTTTGTGAGGATGCGGTATTGATGGCTTCGCCCGCAATCGCTCCGTCTTCACCAATCAAGGCATAAATACCATCGGTGATTGATACTTCATCACCAGAGCGGACGCTGATGGAGAACAGCGCATTCCCATCTTTATAGTAGTTTTCGACTGTCTCTTTATCAGCCATCTCGAGGGGAGTTTTTAAATCCACCACATCATCAAGCCATATGACATCGCCAACACCATCAATCGCTGACAATTCCTCTTTGAGGCTTAGTGCTTGCTGCAAGGATATATCCCTTACCATCACCCTAGTATCTGGTACCTCTGCAGTAAACTCCTTTTCCATCACTTCCATTGCCCTTGTTGACTGAGCATCATCTGGCAGATAATCGACCATATTATAATTGACCGACACAAAAAATTGCGCCACCGTCGAGATTAACGTAAATAAAAAAAATGCGATCACAACAGCTTTTTTATGTTTTATGATTTTTTCAGCAATGCTTATCATTCTTCAACCTCACTTGAGTCTTTTGCCATTTCACTTTATCATTATATAAACACCGTGTTGTCTATTCAACAAACAGTTGCGTACATAACGTGCAATAAACAACATATGATTAATTTCTGTTGTTTAACTCAATGTTTTGCAGATAAAGGAAGGGTTTATTTGATGGACAGACGAAAAAAGTAACAAGGATGGTTCTTAAGGAAAGTCTGATGA belongs to Mesobacillus subterraneus and includes:
- a CDS encoding efflux RND transporter permease subunit, giving the protein MISIAEKIIKHKKAVVIAFFLFTLISTVAQFFVSVNYNMVDYLPDDAQSTRAMEVMEKEFTAEVPDTRVMVRDISLQQALSLKEELSAIDGVGDVIWLDDVVDLKTPLEMADKETVENYYKDGNALFSISVRSGDEVSITDGIYALIGEDGAIAGEAINTASSQKMAGTESMYAAILLVPIIIFILAISTTSWIEPLFFLTAIGVSVLINLGTNIFIGEVSFVTQSVAPILQLAVSLDYAVFLLHSFSDYRKQTNNPEEAMRMAMKKSFPAITASAATTFFGFIALTFMEFEIGSDLGINLVKGIVLSFSSVMVFLPALTLFFYKWMDKTQHRSFVPSFTGIGSFVVKLKIPSLLLVFAILVPSFLAQSNTAFTYGLGEQPETTRAGSDFIKIKEAFGETTPVVLLVPKGDTAKEAELVQELENLDYVTSVIAYVNMVGSVIPPEYLDESITNEFYSKNYSRIIINTNQGTEGDIPFSIVQKVNGAAERYYGDKALSLGESVTLYDIKNVVNKDNIVVNVLTVVTIAIVLLATFKSISIPLVLLITIQSAVWINLSIPYFTSSSLVFVGYLIISTVQLAATVDYAILLTEAYQHNRQDMSAKKAIVKTLDAKTFSISISAAILSSVGFILWLTSSNPIVGSIGLLLGRGALLAFVMVVFLLPAMLLVFDKFIKKTTYKANFYEEK